CCGCTGCTCGGGCTCGGTGGGATTTCCGGGATCTTCTACCCGATCACCGCGCTGCCGGTCTGGGTGCAGGACGTCGCGCAGGTGTTCCCGATGTACTGGCTAGGCCTCGGCATGCGTTCGGCGCTGCTGCCGGACCAGGCGGTGGTAGTCGAGATCGGCCAGTCGTGGCGGCCGTGGGCGACCCTGGGGGTGCTGCTCGCCTGGGCCGTGATCGGATTGGCGCTGGCCCCGGCGCTGCTGCGGCGGATGGCCCGGCGGGAATCGGGGTCGTCGGTGGCGGCACGACGGGAAAGGGCACTTCAGCGTGTGTGAGGCGCGGTGAGCGAGAACGTCTACAACCGGATCGCGGTGCTGCGCGCCGAGCGCGGCATCTCGCGCCGGGAGCTCGCGGACGCGCTCGGCGTGCACTACCAGACGATCGGCTACCTGGAGCGCGGCGAGTACAGCCCAAGCCTGTACCTGGCGCTGCGGATCGCGGAGTTCTTCGAGGTCGCGGTGGAGGTGCTGTTCTCCACCGCGCCCTTCCCCCGGATCGGCGACGAGCGCCGGACCGGGTGAGGGTCTGCTCACCTTGACGACGCGGGTGCGCCCGGCGAGAGTGAGAGCGCACACGCGTCGGCGCGCGGAGGAACCCGGTGCGAGTCCGGGGCGGTCCCGCCACTGTGACCGTCGGCCCCGCGCCGTCGGCAGCCAGGAACTCCCGCCGACGCGCCCGACGACCCGGGGCGCGGACACCCCGAGTGAGGAACGCCGTGATCCTGCTGCTGTCCACTTCGGACACTGATCTGCTCAGCGCCCGGGCCAGCGGCGCGGACTACCGGCTCGGCAACCCGTCCCGGCTCCCGCTGCCGGATCTGCCCGCGCTGCTGGACGGGGCGCAGATCGTCGTCGTCCGGATCCTCGGCACGCCGCGGACCTGGCAGGAGGGCCTGGACACGCTGCGCGCGTCCGGCGCGCACGTGATCGTGCTGGGCGGCGAGCAGACGCCGGACGCGGAGCTGATGAAGCTGTCCACCACTCCGGCCGGCATCGCCGCGCAGGCGCACGCGTACCTGGCGCAGGGCGGCCCGGAAAACCTCACGCAGCTGCACCGGTTCCTGTCCGACACGCTGCTGCTCACCGGCGAAGGCTTCGAGCCGCCCGCCGAACTGCCCTCGTGGGGCGTTCTCGACCGGCCCGCTTCTCCGAACGACGGCCCGGTCATCGGGATCCTGTACTACCGCGCGCACCACCTGTCCGGAAACACCGGCTTCGTGCACGCGCTGGCCGACGCGGTCGAATCCGCCGGCGGCCGCGCGCTGCCGATCCACACCGCGTCCCTGCGCACCCGCGCGCCCGAGATGATGGCCGAACTGGGCAAAGCCGACGCGCTGCTGGTCACCGTCCTGGCCGCCGGCGGCACCCGCCCGTCCGAAGCGGGCGCCGGCGGGGACGACGAAGCCTGGGACGTCGCGGAAATGGCTGCGCTGGACATTCCGGTGCTGCAGGCGCTGTGCCTGACCAGCGACCGCGAAACCTGGTCCGAGAGCGACGACGGCCTGTCCCCGCTCGACGCCGGCAACCAGATGGCCGTCCCCGAGTTCGACGGCCGGATCATCACGGTCCCGTTCTCGTTCAAGGAATTCGACGAGGACGGACTCCCCCGCTACGTCGCGGACAACGAACGCGCCTCGCGCGTCGCCCGCATCGCTCTCGCGCACGCGCGCTTGCGCCACACCCCGCCGGAGTCGCGACGGATCGCCCTGATGCTGTCCGCGTACCCGACGAAGCATTCGCGAGTCGGCAACGCGGTCGGCCTGGACACCCCCGCGTCCGCGATCAAGCTGCTGCGCCTGATGCGCGACCGCGGCTACGACCTGGGTCCCGACGCCTTCCCCGGCATCGACCCGACCGGCACCGACCAGCCGGACGGCGACGCGCTCATCCACGCCCTGATCGCCGCCGGCGGCCAGGACCCGGAGTGGCTGACCGAAGAGCAGCTGTCCGGAAACCCGATCCGCGTCCCGGCCGCCCGCTACCGAGCGTGGTTCTCCGAGTTGCCCGCCGACTTGCGGGAGGCGATGGAACAGCACTGGGGCCCAGCGCCGGGCTCGCTGTACGTCGACACCTCGGCGAACCCCGAGGGCGACATCGTCCTGGCCTCGCTGCAGTCCGGCAACGTCGTGCTGATGATCCAGCCGCCCCGCGGTTTCGGCGAGAACCCGGTCGCGATCTACCACAATCCGGACCTGCCGCCGAGCCACCACTACCTGGCCGCCTACCGCTGGCTGGAAGAGGAATTCGGCGCCCACGCGGTAGTGCACCTGGGCAAGCACGGTTCGCTGGAATGGCTGCCGGGCAAGACGGCCGGCCTGTCCGCGTCCTGCGCTCCCGACGCCGTCCTCGGCAACCTGCCCCTGGTGTACCCGTTCCTGATCAACGACCCCGGCGAAGGCGCGCAAGCGAAACGCCGCGCGCACGCGACCATCGTGGACCATCTGGTCCCGCCGATGGCACGCGCCGAATCGTACGGCGATCTGGCCCGGCTGGAGCAGCTGCTGGACGAGCACGCCAACATCGCCGCGATGGACCCGGCGAAACTGCCGGCGATCCGCGCCCAGATCTGGACCCTCATCCAAGCCGCGAAACTCGACCACGACCTGGGCATCGACGAACGCCCGCACGACGCGGAGTTCGACGACTTCCTGCTGCACATCGACGGCTGGCTGTGCGAGGTGAAGGACGCCCAGATCCGCGACGGCCTGCACATCCTGGGCGCCGCGCCGGAGGGCGAGGCGCGCGTCAACCTGGTCCTCGCGATGCTCCGGGCCCAGCAGATGTGGGGCGGCAAGCAAGGTGCGGTGCCCGGTCTGCGCTCCGCCTTGGGCTTGAAGGAAAACTCGGACGCGCCGATGTCCGAAGTGGACGCCATCGAAGCCACCGCGCACTCGCTGGTCTCCGCGATGGAGTCCCGAGCGTGGAACCCGGCCGCGGTCGTCCCGGTAGTCAGCGACGTCCTGGGCTCCGAGGACGCGGAAGTCGCCCGCGTGCTGACCTTCGCCGCCACCGAGATCGTCCCCCGCCTGGCCGGCACCTCGGCGGAGGTGGAGGCGGTCCTGCACGCACTGGACGGCGGCTACATTCCCGCCGGCCCGAGTGGTTCCCCGTTGCGCGGCCTGGTGAACGTCCTGCCGACCGGCCGGAACTTCTACACCGTCGACCCGAAGGCCATCCCGAGCCGGCTGGCCTGGGAAACCGGCCAGGCGCTGGCCGATTCCCTGCTCCGCCGCTACCGCGAGGACAACGGCGACTGGCCGCGGTCGGTCGGCCTGTCCGTCTGGGGCACCTCCGCGATGCGCACCTCCGGCGACGACGCCGCGGAAGTCCTTGCCCTGCTGGGAATCCAGCCGGTATGGGACGAAGCCTCGCGCCGCGTCACCGGCCTGGAGCCGATCCCGCTCGCCGAGCTGGGCCGGCCGCGCATCGACGTGACAGTGCGCATCAGCGGCTTCTTCCGCGACGCGTTCCCGCACGTCATCGCCCTGCTGGACGATGCCGTCCGGCTGGCCGCGTCCCTGGACGAGCCGGAAGCGTCGAATTACGTCCGCGCGCACGTCGCCGCGGATTTGGCGGACCACGGCGACTCCCGCCGGGCCACCACCCGCATCTTCGGCTCGAAACCGGGTGCCTACGGGGCGGGCCTGCTGCCGCTGATGGACTCCGGAAACTGGCGGGACGACAAGGATCTGGCCGAGGTTTACGCGGTCTGGGGCGGCTTCGCCTACGGCCGCGACTTGGACGGGCGCCCGGCCCGCGAAGACATGGAGACGTCGTACAAGCGGATCGTGGTAGCCGCGAAGAACACCGACACCCGCGAACACGACATCGCCGATTCGGACGACTATTTCCAGTACCACGGCGGAATGATCGCCACCGTCCGCGCTCTGACCGGCACCGCGCCGGCGTCCTACGTCGGCGACTCGACCACGCCCGACGCCGTCCGCACCCGAACCCTGGGCGAGGAAACGGCCCGGGTGTTCCGCGCGCGGGTGGTGAACCCGCGCTGGCTGTCGGCGATGCGCCGGCACGGATACAAGGGCGCGTTCGAACTCGCCGCGACCGTGGACTACCTGTTCGGCTTCGACGCCACCGCGGGCGTGGTGGGCGACTGGATGTACGAAAAACTGTCGGAGTCCTACGTCCTGGACGAAGAGAACCAGCAGTTCATGCGCGATGCCAACCCATGGGCACTGCGAGGCATCATCGAGCGCCTGACCGAGGCGGCGGACCGGGGCCTATGGGAGGAACCGGATCCGGAGCTGCTGGCGCAGATGCGCGAGGTTTACCTGACGCTGGAAGGCGACCTGGAGAGCGACTGACGTCGCAGCTTCGCCGACATCGCAGCCCGGCCGTACAGTGCCGCGTGTCCGGACGGGCACTTCGTATTGCGCCACAAGAGTGACGCCACCACCCGCAAACCCGCCATATCCCCCAAACCGCCCGCACCCCTCCCCTCCCCCGCCGTCCGCACCTTGACTTCCTAATGGTCTAGTCCAATGCTTACCGCACCCACCTCCCCGCCCACTCCGGAGGACAGATGCAACGAAGCAGACTGGCCGCCACCCTCGTAGCCGCCGCCACCGTGCTCGGCACCGCCGCCACCCTGGCGGCGACCGCGCACGCACAGCCCGCGGCGCCGGCCGCCGCCGCGCTCGACAACAACTGGTACGCGGCCGCCCCGTACCTCATGCCGCAAAGCAACAACCCGCCCGACCCGGTGACCGTCATGAACGCCACCGGCCAGAAAGCCTTCCAGCTGGCGTTTATCCTCGCCCCGAAAAGCGGCGGCTGCACCCCCACCTGGGACGGCGATTCCCCGGTTTCGTCCGACACCACCGTCGGCGACGCGATCGCCAAGATCCGCGGCAACGGCGGCGACGTCTCGGTGTCGGCAGGCGGCTACAACGGCACCAAACTGGGCCAAACCTGCGGCACCGCCGACGCGACCGCGGCGGCCTACCAGCAAGTCGTCGACAAGTACCAGCTGAAAGCCCTGGACTTCGACCTCGAAGAACCGGAATACGAAAACACCGCCGCCATCGCCAACGAACTGGGCGCGGCGAAGAAACTCCAGGCCGCCAATCCGGGCCTGTTCGTCTCGGTGACCATGCCCGGCACTTCGGCCGGCACCGGCTGGTTCGGCACCCAGCTGCTGGACGAAGCGAAGTCGATCGGCTTCACTCCCAACGACTTCTCCATCATGCCCTTCGACGGCGGCTTCAACGGTGGCGCCTCGCAGGTCTCGGCACTGGAAGCCTTCCACGGCCTGCTGCAAAGTCACCTCGGCTGGGACAGCGCTACCGCGTACGCGCACGAGGGTTTTTCCGGCATGAACGGAAAATCCGACACCTCGGAGATCTTCAACCTGTCGGATTTCCAAACGGTGTACGACTACGCGACAAGCCATCACCTGGGCCGTTTCACGTTCTGGGCGGTGAACCGGGACCGCGCCTGCACGACGACGACGGACAATAGCGTCTGCTCGAACGTCCAGCAGAACGACTGGGACTTCACCAAGTTCACCACCAGGTTCGCCGGCGCGACCCCGCCGCAGACCAACCCGCCGACCAGCCCGACCACCAACCCGCCCGGCGCCTGCACCGCCCCGGATTGGCAGGCCGCCCAGGTCTACACGGGCGGCGCGGTGGTCTCCCACAACGGTCACCAGTGGACCGCGAAATGGTGGACCCAAGGCGACGAACCAGGCGGCAGCACCGGAGCCGGAGTCTGGACCGACGACGGCGCGTGCTGACCGTCTCGTCGGCTGCCCGTTTCACTGGCCGCCGTTTCACTGGCCGCCCCGGCTGATCAGCCTCGGCGGCCGGCACCCGGCCGGCCGGGTGCTGCAGCGCCGAACCCGCGCTGCAGCACCCATTTCCGCCTGCCCGCCAGTGCGCTAACTCGCCTTCGCCGCCAGGCTCAGGGCCGAACGCCCGGCAAATGCGTGTTCGCCCGCCGAACCTCCGACGCCAACGCGGGCACCTCGATCACCCGGCGTCCGGCCGCGACCAGCTGCTCGACCCCCTCGGCCTCCACGAACAGCGACGGCTCCCGCCAAGCCATCACCACGCGCGGAATCGCGGTCTCTAGAATCAGCTGCGTGCAGCTTTTCGGGTGCGACGCGCGGTCGCTGCACGGTTCGAGCGAGCTGTACATCGTCGCCGCAGCCAGCCGCGGATCACCCGGATCCAGCTTCGCCAGCGCCGACTCCTCCGCGTGGTTGCGCGGATCTCCCTCGCCGGAATGTCCGGTCGCCAGCACCGTTCCGTCCGGCAGCCCGACGATCGCGCCGACCCGGAACGTGGAACTCGGCGGGCACTCGTCCGCGAGCTCGATCGCTTGCCGCAACCGCAGCACGTCCAGCGGCGAAGGCTCGGCCGCCGCACGGTAACGCAGCACCGCGATCTCGCCGAGCCGCCGCACCTCGGTCAGTTCCAGCGGTCTCGGAAACGCACCCGGGCCGAGGAAGCGCGGCGCACGCGGATCGCCGACCATGATCGGCGCGATCGCGAGCCGCAGTTCGTCGGCGAGTCCGGCGTCAAGGAACTGGGTGTGCACCGCGCCGCCTCCTTCGACCAGCAGCGTCCGGATCCCCCGCGCGCCCAGGTCATCCAGGATCCGCTCTAGCCGAGGCGGGCTGCCCGCGTCCACGACCGTCGCGACCGCAGCAAGACTGTCGGCGCTGCCGGGCGGCGCGTAAACGAGCTTCGCGGTGTCCCCGACCGTGAAAAACTTCGACTCCGGGTCGAGCTTGCCGCTGCTGGTGACGGTCACCTTGACCGGCTGCTCGGGCCGGCCGGCCTCGACCCGCTCGCGCCGCAGCTCCGTCGAGCGCACGAGAAGCCGAGGGTTGTCGGCCCGCACCGTGCCCGCGCCGACGAGGATCGCGTCGGCCTCGGCACGGAGCCGGTCGACTTCCGCGAAGTCGTCCTCGTTGGACAGCAGGAGCCGGGCGCTGCCGGCGTCGTCCAGATAGCCGTCCAGCGATTGCGCTGCGGACAGCACCACGTGCGGCCGCCCGGTCGTCGTGCTCATGCGCTCATCGTGCCCCGCGTGGGTCAGGCAGGCACTACGGCGTACTGGCGTACGTACAAGTCGGTGTACGTCACCGGGCCGCGCGGCCCGGGCACCCGGTCCAGGTTGATGCCGGTCTCCGGCACCGCGAACAGCTTGAAGCCGTCGAGCAGCCGGGTCGGCGCGTTCCAGAACACACCGGTGCCGGTGTAGCCGTCGAAGAACTGCTCAGCGGCAGCCGGATTCTCGGTCGCGATCCCCGCGGCGAGTCCCGACGTGCGCTCGTTCGCGATCTCCACCGCGTCCGCGAGCCCGCCGACCTTCTCGACGGTCACGGTCGCCTCGTGCTCGGAGTCCAGCGCCCACTCGTAGCCGATCGGGTGCTCGTGCGGCGCGAGCGAAGGCGTGACCTTGCGCTCGGCCAGGGCCGACTCGATCTGCGGCCACACCGCGTCGTGCACGCCCTCGTGGATGAGCAGCAGGTTGAGCCGGTTGCAGACGCCGAGCCGGTCCAAGCTCGCGAACACGAGGTCCCGCACCTTGGCCGCGTCCGCCGCGACGTCGACGTACAGCACGCCACCGCCGTCGGCGTGCGCCAGCGTGCCGACGCCGTGCACCGCGGCCTCGGTCGCCAGCGCGCGCGTGCTGTCCCCGCTTCCGCGCAGGATCACGAGCGGCACCAGCCCAGGCAGCCGAACCAGCGCCGACGCGGCTTCCCGCTCGACACGCGGCACCAACTGCACCACGTCCGGGTTGATCCCGGCCGCCTCGAGCGCGGGCGCGATCACGACCTCGCGCAGCCGCTGCGCCGAACCGAGCGCAGCCGACCCGGTGCGCAGCACGCCGCCGTTGCGCGACTTCACCAGCTGCGACGCCACGTCGACCGTCACGTTCGGCCGCGCCTCGTAGTTCGCGCCGATGACGCCCACCGGACGCCGTCGCTCGACCAGCCGCAGCCCGCCGTCCAACGTGGACACCTCGATCGAGCGCTCCTGGTGCGGCGCGCCGGCCAGCAGCCGCAGCTGCTCGGCCATGCCGTCGAGCCGTTCCGGCGTGATGGTGAGCCGGTCAAGCAGCCCAGCGCTCATCCCGTCCGCAGTCGCCTTGGCGACGTCGGCCCGGTTCGCGTCGAGCACCGCTTCCCGGTGCTCGACGAGCCGCTCCGCCATCCCGACGAGCGCCGCGTCCACCGCGTCGTCCCCGGCGACCGCCAACGACGGCGCAGCCGCCTTCGCCGCCCGCGCGCACTCCTCGACGGCCTTCGCGACCTCGTCCATCGTCTGTCTCCCTCCGGCGGCATAGCAGACGTCTAGTCTGCCGTACCGACCACATTGGGCGACGACTGGCTCAGCCCTCGGGACGGGCGCAGGACCCGCTGTGACCGGTTCCGCGCAGCGAGGCACCGGCCATCGAGCGGAGACTATGTCGCCGCTCACACCCAGCCCGCGTCACCAAACGCCGCCGACCGCCGGCAGCGACGATTCCGTCACGGCGCCAGCGGCTGCAGCAGCCACAGCCCGCCAGCGACGACACAGCTCGCCGTGAGCACGCCGAACACCAGCACCCACAGCACCGCGGGCACGGCGGTCAACCGGCCGAGCTGGTCGGCGTCGGAGTCGCGCGCCTGGCCACGTCGCCGTTTGAGCTGCAGCTCCACCACCGGCCGGACTCCGCCCAACAGCAGGAACCAGGTCAGCAGGTACACGAACGGAGCCTGCACGACCTTCGGCGCGACCAGAGCCACCAGCCCCAGCACGACCGCGCTCGCTACCACCGTGAACACGCCGTACGCGTTGCGCACCATCAGCAGCACGCCGAGCAGCAGCAACGCGACCAGCACCAGCACCGCGGTGATCAGGTCGGACCCGACCAGCGTCGCGAACAGCAGCCCGAGGACCGACGGCGCGATGTACCCGGCCATCGCAGTGAAGGCCATGCCGGGCCCTTCCGGCTTGCCGCGCGACACCGTGACACCGGACGTGTCCGAATGCAGCCGGATCGATCGCAGCCGCCGGCCGACCAGGACCGCGGCCAGCGCGTGGCCGGCCTCGTGCACGATCGTGATGACGTTGCGCGCCCACCGCCACGGCGTCCCGCCGGTGAGCACCACCAGCAAGGCGACGCCACCGGTGACCAACGTGATGACACTCGGCGTATTCGCCTGCTGCAGCGCCGTGTTGACCGCGTCGCTGCCCGCGCTCAAGGCGGTGCCGGAGGCGCTTCCGGCACCCGGTCGGGCACTGAGAACGGTCGAGACGGCAAGTGCAGGCGTAATCACGCCGACACCTCACCACAAGCTCTATCTGGCCGCTGTGAGTGCCCGGGCAAGCGCCGCGGACCGCGGTTCGCTATGGCGGCGGCCTCATTCCATCCGGCCTCCTCTCTGCCGATGCTCGCCGCGTCGCTCAGTCCATCGGCTCCTCCGGAACCGACCGCAGCAGCTCATCCAGCCGGAAGAGGTGCGCGGCCCACGACCGGTACGGCCGCCAGCTGTCCGCCAAGCGCTCGAGTTGATCCGGCGGGGTGTCCGCCGGCAGCTCGTACTCTTTGCGGAGGAGCTCGTGCAAGCGGGCGTCCAGCCGGGGAAAGAGGTCCGGGTGCCCGGCGCCGTGCAGCAGGATCTGCTCAGCGGAGTAGGGGCCGATGCCCGGGATCGCCGACAACCGCGACACCGCTTCGGAGATCGGCAGGTCGACGAGTTCCCCCGCGTCGAGCCGTCCGGCGACGGCGGCTCGGGCGACCGCTCGAAGCCGGCCGAGCCGGAAGTTCCCGACGGACGGTTCGTTGCTCAGCTCGATCAGAATCTCCGGCGCGGGAAAGGAAACGAGCCCGTCCTCCCCGGTCGGCCGGCCGTGCCGGGCGGCGAGTTCCGCACGGAACCGGAACGCCTGATTCTCGCGCATCCCCTGGGTGAATACCGTCCAGCACGCTGCTTCGTACGGTGACGAGTGCAGCGCCGGACGAGCGCCCGGATACCGCGCCTGCAGCCGCCGGACCACCGAATCGCGGGCGGCGATCTCGACGAACCCGGAATCGTCGAGATCGAGCGAGAGCATCCGGCGCACCTGCGCGACGACCGGCGCGGCGATCTCCACGGGCGCGGCCACCCCGACTTCGACCAGCCCCGGGGATCTCTGGCGGATCGCCGCTCCGGCGTGCGTCCAGCTGCCGTCCGCCGGGAAGGCGAGGCGCAGCACACCGGCTTCGAGCGCGACCGAGCCGGCCCGGCCGGACCGGACGAGCCACTGTCCGGCCGCGGTCAGGTCGAAGGCTCCGCGGACGGCGATCTCGCCGGTCGGCAGGTCGATCGGGCGCAGGATCGGTGCGGTCATCGGACGGTCCTCCTCGCTGGCCTCCGCGGGTCGGAGACCGTGCGAACGACGTTAGGAGCGAGCACCGACAAGGTGGGGACTCGAACGCCTGATCGGGCAGATCTTCACTCTTACGAGTGATGGGTCCGTGCCGCATACTGCCGGTATCCCCAGCGAGAGGACCCCCGTGCCCCACCACAGCACCCAGGAGCGGCTGGCCGGCCTGCTCGCCGAGCCGGCCACGGCTGTCGACGGCTTCCTCGACACGCTCGGCGACGCGCCCCAGGCGGGCCCGCCTACCGGGCTGACCCAGCGGCTGATGCGCACCTCCCTGCTGCCGCAGGTCTACGAGCGATACTGGCGGCCAGTCCTCGGCCGGTTCCTCAAAGGCCCGGGCGGGCCCAGCATGACCGGCGAGGTCGAACTGGCCGCCGAACGGCTCGCGTTGCAACCGGGCCAGGTCGTGCTCGACGTCGCCTGCGGGACCGGCCGGTTCACCCGGGCGTTCGGCGAGGCGGTGCGCCCGGACGGCCTCGCGATCGGCCTCGACGGCGCTCGCACCATGCTTTCGCGCGCCGTCAAGGAAACCTCGTCCCCGACAGTCGCTTATCTTCGGGCGGACGCGGTCGAACCTCCGCTGCGTTCGTCCACTGTGGACGCGATTTGCTGTTTCGCGGCGCTGCACATGTTCGCGGAACCGGAACGCGCGTTGGACTCGTTCGCTCGCATCCTCCGTCCGGGCGGCCGGATCGTGCTGCTCACCAGCGCCCGCCGGGACTGGCAGCCGGCCCGGATCCTCGACACCGCAGGAGGAATCGCCAGCGGGCAGCGCATGTTCGACCGCGGCGAGATCTCGGCGAGCTTGCGCGCACGGGGCTTCGAAGAGGTCCGCGAACAGTACTTCGGCGTCGCCCAGCTCGTCTCCGGCAGGTTGTCCGACGTGCGGTGATCCATTTCTGTCGGGGCGCGGGACTAGCATGCGAACCATGACCCACGTCACTCCCGTCCCGCCCGACGACAGCTACCTCCGCTCCCTGGTCGACGCGACCGCCGACGCGGTTGCCGCCGCCGAACCGCTCGGTTCCGAGTACGCCGGAGCCGACCCGGAAATCCGTGCTGCGGTTGAAGAAGAAGTACGCGCCCGGGGGGACGAACTCGTCGCGCTCAGCCAAGACCTGCACGCACACCCGGAAGAAGGGTTCGCCGAACGCCGGTCGGTCGGCGCGCTCGCTGAACTGCTGCGAGCACGCGGGCACGAAGTCACCGTCGGTCTGGGCGGGCTCGACACGGCGCTGCGCACCGGAACGCCGGACAACGACGGTCCGCACATCGCCGTCCTGGCCGAGTACGACGCGCTGCCCGGTTTGGGACACGGCTGCGGACACAACGTCATCTGCACCGCCGGAGCAGGCGGGTTCCTCGGCGCGGCAGCAGTGGCGGAGCGGCTGGGCGGCCGGGTGTCGCTGGTGGGCACCCCGGCAGAGGAAGGCGGGGGCGGCAAGGAAACTCTTGCCCGGGCCGGAATTTTCGACGACATCGACGCGGTGATCATGCTGCATCCGTTCAGCCACGACATCGCCCTGCACCCGTTTCTCGGCAGGCGGCAGCTGGAGATGGTGTTCCACGGCGTCGGCGCACATGCGTCCGCGCAGCCGTTCATGGGCCGCAACGCACTGGATGCCGCGGTAGCCGCTTACCAAGGCGTTTCCGCGCTGCGGCAGCAATTGCCCGCCAGCGACCGGGTGCACGGCGTCTTCACCGACGGCGGCGCACGGCCGAACGTGATCCCGGCGCGGGCCGCGCTCCTGTTCTACCTGCGGTCGGCCAATCCGGAGACGCTGCGCGACCTAGGCTCCCGGATGACCGCGATCGCCCGCGGCGCGGCCGAAATGACCGGCTGCGGAGTGGAGTTGAACTGGGACTCCCAACCGGCCTACCTGCCGATCAGGTTCAACACCACGCTGGCCGGCCGGTGGACCGCCAATCAGCTCGGCACCGGACGGAAACCGCTGCCGCCGGGCATCGTGCCGGAATTCCTGACCGGCAGCACAGACCTGGGCAATTTATCCTTCCGGATGCCCGCGCTGCACCCGATGATCGCCGTTTCCGGGCCGACAGTCGCATTGCACACCAAGGAATTCGCCGAAGCCGCCGGCTCGCCTGCGGGTGATCAAGCGGTGCTCGACGGCGCACTGGGCCTGGCCCTGACCGCCGCCGACTACCTGGCGGACGCGGAGTTGCGCAAAGCAGTGCACGACGAGTTCGAGGCATCGGGAGGAGCGTTCGACGTGCCCAGCTTCTTCGGCTGACGGACGGCGTGGACGGTCGCGGAGGCTGGTGAGCACGGGTAAGCCGGGAAGGGAGTGGAGGCGCGGCTTTCGGCTTGCTGGCTGAGGGCCATTGCCCGGGCAGCGGCGGGCTACCTGGGCAGCAGCTGAGAATTCTCAGCTGATTCTTCTCAGCAAAGCCGGTGGGATTTCCACAGGATTCTCCTAACCTCGGACGCGAACCTGAGTGCATGACCGAGAACGAGAGCCGGCCCGGCCCCGCCACCCCCGGTGGGCGTCAGCCGCACCAGAGCAGTGAGCAGCAGTACGGCCAGTACGCGGCCGGCTCGAGTCCGCTCGGCGGCGGATGGCAACTGCCCGGTGGCGAGGAAGCGCCCACAGGCCAGCAGCCGATGCCGAACCGCACGCCGCCGCAGCCCGCGGCCCACCTGCGCCAGCCGGATTTCCAGCAGTCCGAAGCCACCAGGCAGCAGGGCGTCAGGCAGCAGGGTGTCAACACGTATTGGTCGGCAGAGGCGCTTCGTCCGGAACTGGGCGCGGCTCCGCAGCCCGGTCATCAGCGGCCCGGCACCCCCAACTACGGCCCGATGCCGCCCGTCCCCCAGCCCGGTCAGCCGCCTGCCGCATTGGCCGGGGCGCCGAAGCGGCGGGGCCGGCTCGCGGCACTCGTCGGGGCGACCGCGCTCGCCGCGGCGCTTCTCGGCGGCGGGGCCGGCGCGGCGATCGTCGGACTGACCTCCGGCGACAGCTCAGCGATCAGCGCGTCCTCGACCGCGACCGGGAAGACGGTCAGCAACACCTCCCCGTCCGGCGACGTCAGCACCATCGCCGCGAAGGTCCTGCCCAGCGTGGTGCAGGTAAACGTCACTACCGCTCAGGGCACTGCGATCGGGTCCGGCGTCATCCTCACCGGCGACGGGCGGATCCTCACCAACGCGCATGTCGTCCAGGGCGCGCGGTCGGTCACGGTTACCACGTCGGACGGCAAGAAGTACCAGGCCCAAGTCGTCGGCTCGAACACCAAGAGCGACATCGCCGTGGTCCAGGCCCAGGGCGCGAGCGGGCTGTCCGCCGCGACGCTGGGCGACTCCG
This sequence is a window from Amycolatopsis benzoatilytica AK 16/65. Protein-coding genes within it:
- a CDS encoding chitinase: MQRSRLAATLVAAATVLGTAATLAATAHAQPAAPAAAALDNNWYAAAPYLMPQSNNPPDPVTVMNATGQKAFQLAFILAPKSGGCTPTWDGDSPVSSDTTVGDAIAKIRGNGGDVSVSAGGYNGTKLGQTCGTADATAAAYQQVVDKYQLKALDFDLEEPEYENTAAIANELGAAKKLQAANPGLFVSVTMPGTSAGTGWFGTQLLDEAKSIGFTPNDFSIMPFDGGFNGGASQVSALEAFHGLLQSHLGWDSATAYAHEGFSGMNGKSDTSEIFNLSDFQTVYDYATSHHLGRFTFWAVNRDRACTTTTDNSVCSNVQQNDWDFTKFTTRFAGATPPQTNPPTSPTTNPPGACTAPDWQAAQVYTGGAVVSHNGHQWTAKWWTQGDEPGGSTGAGVWTDDGAC
- a CDS encoding helix-turn-helix transcriptional regulator, coding for MSENVYNRIAVLRAERGISRRELADALGVHYQTIGYLERGEYSPSLYLALRIAEFFEVAVEVLFSTAPFPRIGDERRTG
- the cobN gene encoding cobaltochelatase subunit CobN, with the translated sequence MILLLSTSDTDLLSARASGADYRLGNPSRLPLPDLPALLDGAQIVVVRILGTPRTWQEGLDTLRASGAHVIVLGGEQTPDAELMKLSTTPAGIAAQAHAYLAQGGPENLTQLHRFLSDTLLLTGEGFEPPAELPSWGVLDRPASPNDGPVIGILYYRAHHLSGNTGFVHALADAVESAGGRALPIHTASLRTRAPEMMAELGKADALLVTVLAAGGTRPSEAGAGGDDEAWDVAEMAALDIPVLQALCLTSDRETWSESDDGLSPLDAGNQMAVPEFDGRIITVPFSFKEFDEDGLPRYVADNERASRVARIALAHARLRHTPPESRRIALMLSAYPTKHSRVGNAVGLDTPASAIKLLRLMRDRGYDLGPDAFPGIDPTGTDQPDGDALIHALIAAGGQDPEWLTEEQLSGNPIRVPAARYRAWFSELPADLREAMEQHWGPAPGSLYVDTSANPEGDIVLASLQSGNVVLMIQPPRGFGENPVAIYHNPDLPPSHHYLAAYRWLEEEFGAHAVVHLGKHGSLEWLPGKTAGLSASCAPDAVLGNLPLVYPFLINDPGEGAQAKRRAHATIVDHLVPPMARAESYGDLARLEQLLDEHANIAAMDPAKLPAIRAQIWTLIQAAKLDHDLGIDERPHDAEFDDFLLHIDGWLCEVKDAQIRDGLHILGAAPEGEARVNLVLAMLRAQQMWGGKQGAVPGLRSALGLKENSDAPMSEVDAIEATAHSLVSAMESRAWNPAAVVPVVSDVLGSEDAEVARVLTFAATEIVPRLAGTSAEVEAVLHALDGGYIPAGPSGSPLRGLVNVLPTGRNFYTVDPKAIPSRLAWETGQALADSLLRRYREDNGDWPRSVGLSVWGTSAMRTSGDDAAEVLALLGIQPVWDEASRRVTGLEPIPLAELGRPRIDVTVRISGFFRDAFPHVIALLDDAVRLAASLDEPEASNYVRAHVAADLADHGDSRRATTRIFGSKPGAYGAGLLPLMDSGNWRDDKDLAEVYAVWGGFAYGRDLDGRPAREDMETSYKRIVVAAKNTDTREHDIADSDDYFQYHGGMIATVRALTGTAPASYVGDSTTPDAVRTRTLGEETARVFRARVVNPRWLSAMRRHGYKGAFELAATVDYLFGFDATAGVVGDWMYEKLSESYVLDEENQQFMRDANPWALRGIIERLTEAADRGLWEEPDPELLAQMREVYLTLEGDLESD
- a CDS encoding dihydrofolate reductase family protein, with product MSTTTGRPHVVLSAAQSLDGYLDDAGSARLLLSNEDDFAEVDRLRAEADAILVGAGTVRADNPRLLVRSTELRRERVEAGRPEQPVKVTVTSSGKLDPESKFFTVGDTAKLVYAPPGSADSLAAVATVVDAGSPPRLERILDDLGARGIRTLLVEGGGAVHTQFLDAGLADELRLAIAPIMVGDPRAPRFLGPGAFPRPLELTEVRRLGEIAVLRYRAAAEPSPLDVLRLRQAIELADECPPSSTFRVGAIVGLPDGTVLATGHSGEGDPRNHAEESALAKLDPGDPRLAAATMYSSLEPCSDRASHPKSCTQLILETAIPRVVMAWREPSLFVEAEGVEQLVAAGRRVIEVPALASEVRRANTHLPGVRP